In the genome of Caulobacter flavus, the window ACAGGTTGGAGATGGCGTCGATGACCGAGCCGCTGACGGCCAGCTGCTGGTCCAGGGTCTGGCTGTCGATCACGTCCACCGTCAGCGGCAGCGCGGTGACCGGAAGCTTGGTGCGGGCGGCCGTGACGACAACCTGCTCGACGTCGCTCCCTTGCGCCTGGGCATGGGCGGCGGCGCCCGTCGAGAGCGCCGCCAGGCTGAGCGTCGAGAACAGGGCGCGCCGGGCGGCGGCGCGCGAGAAACGGAGTCGCATGGACCATCCCTTGAAACGAGACGGCGGCTATAGGCGTAACTGCGACTGAGTTTCAATCCTGAAATACTGTCCGGCAGGCGATCAGCCGCCCTGCCCCATGGCCGCCATGTCCATGTACATCAGCTCCCAGACGTGGCCGTCGGGATCCTGGAAGCTGGCGCCGTACATCGGGCCCATGTCCATGATCGGCTTCCAGGCCTTGCCGCCGTTTGCCAGCGCCTTGGCCAGCAGGTCGTCGACCTCCTGGCGGCTTTCGGCCGACAGGCAGGTCAGCACCTCGGTGGCGGCGTGGGCGTCGCCGATCTCGCCGGTGATGAACTGGCGGAACTTGTCGTGCGTCAGCAGCATCACGAAGATGGTCTCGGACACCACCACGCAGGCGGCGGTCTCGTCGCTGAACTGCGGATTGATCGAGAAGCCCAGGGCCTCGAAGAAGGCCTTGGA includes:
- a CDS encoding VOC family protein, with product MRMIFVNLPVADLDRSKAFFEALGFSINPQFSDETAACVVVSETIFVMLLTHDKFRQFITGEIGDAHAATEVLTCLSAESRQEVDDLLAKALANGGKAWKPIMDMGPMYGASFQDPDGHVWELMYMDMAAMGQGG